Within Alteromonas sp. LMIT006, the genomic segment CTTGAATTGCACATCGACGAAGGTACCGAATTTAAGTGGCTCAGCATCGCTTATTAGCCCGTATGGATCATTGATTTCGACCACTAACTGACTCATGCGTGTGTTGCTATCAACGATCCCCAAATCCCGGGTTATACTGCCTTTGCGAGTGGTTTTATCAATGTTTCTCGCATGCAAAGTGGCATTCGCACCAACGATATTGTCTGGTAAAAATACCGCATCAAATCCCGCTACTGGAAACACCAATTCAGCGGTTTCAATGTTATTTAAGCGCGCGACTTCAATGCCGCGATTCACAAACTGACCGACGCCAATATTGCGCATGATGATCAAGGCATCATATGGTGCTCTCACCGTGGTGTCATTGAGATCGCGTTGCGCTAACTTGAGACGAGCTTGCGCGGATTTAACCGCAGCTTGGGCACTTAATAACTGAGGTTTGCGCAAATACAAATCAGTGACGTTGACTTTGGGCAAGTTCTTCGCTTCGCGTTTGGCGACATTAGCGCGAGCCTGCTCTTCGATCAAAGCGGCTTGGGCGCGGGATAGTTCTGATTCCGCTTGCCATACAGCGGCTTCATAAGCGTCTTTTTCGATGGTAAACAATACATCACCGCGCTTAACCAATCCGCCTGCAACAAAATTAGGATGCAAGCTCTCGACTTCACCAGACACCTGCGCCGAGAGAGCGGTGGATTCTTTGGGCTTGATTTCGCCGTTGCCACTGATAATAACCGTGTGGTCGGTCGGCTGGATCGCTTGATAGCTAATGTTGGGACGTGTATCGACGGGCTTTTTTTCTTCGCTGTCTTGTGCGGTCGCTTTGATCCCTAACATACCCGCAATGCCAACCACGAGAATCGCAATGGGCATGCCGATTTTGATAAGTAAACTCTTGCGAGTGCCGTTTGCAGATGTCTGTGAAGATGCGTTCGAGATGGACATGTGTTTACCTTAAAAATTTTGACAGGATAAGCATAACTGAACTAATTGTCAGTTTGTGTCAGCAAATGTAACAATCTGTTCGATCCTCACGTCATATTTGACATAGCAAGTGCCAGATATGGCATAACTGCATGGGATGATTTTTATCATTACATTAACTTCATTTATATCAATCACTTACGGTTAACTATTTTATGGCATATAGATTGCTATTGTTATCATGTTACAAAGCAATTATGTCAAAATCGGAGAAAAAAATGAAATGTAGAATGATGTTCTTATTAGGTGCCATGACATCGCTCATCAATTGTGGTGGGAATCATAACACGGTCCCAACGCCGTTGGCTTCAACCAATCAAAATCAAAGCCAACAAACCGCCAACACGAACCCATTGTCAGCTCAACTTTCGCAACTGCCCTTAGGGACACTTTCTCCACTTGAGACAGAGGGGTTAGTGCTGATGAGAGAAGAGGAAAAACTCGCGCACGATGTATACCTGTCGTTATTCGAACTATATGGTACACCTATTTTTAAAAATATCGGTGACAGTGAACAAACGCATACCGATGCGGTGGCACAATTGCTGATTCGGTACGGCATTGACGATCCTGTACAAAACACGGCAATCGGTGCCTTTACCAATGATGAATTTACGTATTTATACAATGGATTTGTGCAATCGGGTGATGTATCCGAATTAGAGGCTTTGTATGTTGGTATAGAAATCGAAGAATTGGATATTTATGATATTGACCGGCTGAGTCAGGATGTGTATGACAATGATGATATCTTATTGGTATATAGCAATTTGATAAAAGGGTCCAGAAATCATCTGCGAGCTTTTTACAAACAAATTCAAAACAACCAAGGCAGCTACACACCGAAATACATTTCACAGTCATTATTTGATGAAATCGTTAATTCACCGGTTGAAAAAAATTAGACTTGTGTGCGTAGTCCATCCCCAGTAAACAAGGCAGCGAAGCGCTGCCTGATTACGTCGAGTAGGACTGAGTCGAATCAGTAGTTCGCATTACCCGGTGTGCGTGGGAAGGGGATCACATCACGCACATTCTGCATACCTGTGACATAGGCAACCAGTCGTTCGAAGCCCAAACCGAAACCTGCGTGAGGTACGGTACCATAGCGACGCAAGTCACGATACCAGCTGTAATCTTCTTTGCTCAGTCCCATTTCTGCTAAACGCGCATCAAAGACATCCAAACGCTCTTCCCGTTGAGAGCCACCAATGATTTCACCAATCCCTGGCGCCAAGACATCCATCGCGGCAACGGTTTTACCGTCATCGTTTAGGCGCATGTAAAATGCTTTAATGTCTTTGGGATAATTTTGCATGATGATCGGCGCACCAACGTGCTCTTCTGCCAAATAGCGCTCGTGCTCTGATGACAAATCAATGCCCCAAGAAACAGGGAATTCAAAGTCCTTGCCACAGTTTTCCAAAATCGTGATCGCATCGGTGTAATCCATGCGCACAAAATCTTGTTCGATGACTTTCTCTAAGCGGGAGATGGCGTCTTTATTGATGCGCTGAGCAAAAAACGCCATATCGTCGGCGCGTTCTTCTAATACCGCTTTGAATACATATTTCAGCATGTCTTCGGCCAGACCGGCGATGGTATTCAAATCGGCAAACGCGACTTCTGGCTCAACCATCCAAAACTCGGCCAAATGGCGCGACGTATTGGAGTTCTCGGCACGGAAAGTGGGGCCAAAGGTATATACTTTGGACATCGCTGTACAATAAGTTTCGACGTTGAGCTGACCCGATACGGTCAGGAAGGTCTCTTTGCCAAAAAAGTCTTCCGAATAGTCCACTTCGCCTTTGTCATCGCGTGGAATGTTCATCATGTCCAAGGTTGAGACGCGGAACATTTCACCGGCACCTTCAGTATCTGAAGCGGTTAGGATCGGTGTTGAGATCCACATATAGCCACGCTCATGGAAGAAACGGTGCACGGCTTGGCTCAAACAGTTGCGCACTCGTGTCACTGCGCCAATGACATTGGTACGAGGGCGAAGGTGTGCATGTTCGCGAAGGTATTCAATCGAATGGCGTTTGGCCGCCATAGGGTAGGTGTCTGGGTTTTCGACCCAACCGATCACGCGAATGTCGTTGGCCTCAAGCTCAAGCGCTTGGCCTTGCCCTTCGGAGGCTTTGACGGTGGCATCCACTTCTAATGAACAGCCCGCAGTTAATCGAGTGACTTCATCGTAATTGGCGAGGGTATTGAGGGCAATGACTTGTACGGGATCAAAACAGCTGCCATCGTGCAATGCAACGAAAGACAAACCAGCTTTAGAATCGCGTCGGGTGCGCACCCAACCTTTTACGGTGACCGTATCACCGATTGCATAAGTACCGTTTAGTACATCAGTCACTGCGGCATACGCCATAGTTAATTACTCCTAAATTTTTGCTTGCGCGGGATTATACGCATATTGAAAGCGAATGCCCAATAAAAACTAAATTTGCACCCCAGTATATATCGCATCACATAAGGCTTTAATGTGCTCTGGTTCACTGATAAACGGCGGCATGATGTACACTAATTTGCCAAAAGGGCGGATCCACACGCCTTGTTGCACAAAATGCGCTTGGATTTTGGCCACATCTACGGGGGTTTTGGTTTCTACCACACCAATTGCACCCAAAATCCGGACATCAGCGACCTGAGGTAACTCAGCGCACCGGGGTAAATAGGCCTGAAGGGCCTGTTCAATTTGCGCCACCTGTGCCTGCCATGCTCCGCTGGCGATAAGTTCTAGCGACGCCGAGGCCACAGCACAAGCCAAAGGATTGCCCATATACGTCGGGCCATGCATAAACACTCCGGGGGCGCCTTGGCACACCCCTAAGGCCACATCTTCGGTGCACAAGGTCGCAGCCATGGTCATATACCCGCCTGTCAGGGCTTTACCCAGACACAAAATATCAGGGGTAATGCCAGCGTGTTCGCAGGCAAATAACTTCCCAGTACGTCCAAAGCCCGTGGCGATTTCATCGGCGATCAACAAAATATTATACTCATCGCATAGTTGTCTTACTCGACGCACATACTCAGGGTGATACAGGCGCATCCCACCAGCACCTTGTACGACGGGCTCCAATATAATGGCGGCGATTTCGTGATGATGATCATTGAGTGTATCAACAAGAGGGGCTAGCTCATCTTCGTTCCACGTTTGGCCAAAACGGGTTTGTGGCGCGGGCACAAAAATTTGCTCAGCGAGCACATTTTTAAATAACGAGTGCATGCCATTGATGGGATCACACACCGACATGGCCGCAAACGTATCACCGTGATAGCCATTGCGCGGCGAGAGAATTTTGTGTTTGTGTGGCTGACCTTGGCAGGCAAAATATTGCAACGCCATCTTAATGGCGACTTCAACCGATACGGATCCTGAGTCGGCAAAAAATACGCGATTTAACCCCTCAGGTACCATAGCCAATAACTGTTTAGCCAGTTTAATGGCTGGCTCATGGGTCAAACCACCAAACATAATATGCGAAAACTCATCGACCTGACGCTTCACTGCGGCATTGATATGTGGGTGGTTGTAACCGTGGATCGCCGCCCACCACGATGACATCCCATCGATGAGCATCTCCCCACTGGCAAGGGTGATATGCACGCCATCGGTTTTGCTCACCTCATAGCAAGGCAATGGCTCAGTTGCCGAGGTATAGGGGTGCCAGATGTGGGCTTTGTCGTAATCGATGTTGTTCATTTGGTTGTTTTTTATACATAGGTCAACTTCGTATGTTTTATTAAGTTGACAAGTTGAAGCATGTGCATAGACTAAGCGTTAACTACGATTAAGTAAAGACTGCAAAAGTAACCAAGATGAACGCGCAAATTCCCCAGGCCCCTGATCAAATTAGACACAATTGGACGCAAAGCGAAGTAGACGCTTTGTTTGCATTGCCTTTTAACGATTTATTATTCCAAGCACAAACGGTACATCGTACGCATTTTGACCCAAATCACGTGCAAGTCAGCACCTTGTTATCGATTAAAACCGGTGC encodes:
- a CDS encoding efflux RND transporter periplasmic adaptor subunit, which encodes MSISNASSQTSANGTRKSLLIKIGMPIAILVVGIAGMLGIKATAQDSEEKKPVDTRPNISYQAIQPTDHTVIISGNGEIKPKESTALSAQVSGEVESLHPNFVAGGLVKRGDVLFTIEKDAYEAAVWQAESELSRAQAALIEEQARANVAKREAKNLPKVNVTDLYLRKPQLLSAQAAVKSAQARLKLAQRDLNDTTVRAPYDALIIMRNIGVGQFVNRGIEVARLNNIETAELVFPVAGFDAVFLPDNIVGANATLHARNIDKTTRKGSITRDLGIVDSNTRMSQLVVEINDPYGLISDAEPLKFGTFVDVQFKGITIENVYKLPQTLVNNRRVWVVDNENKLRIKNVTVLREEGKYFYIDSGLEPNDKVVMTLPEYPLDGMEVKITNDKNEVVATPTASDSQSE
- a CDS encoding DUF2202 domain-containing protein — translated: MKCRMMFLLGAMTSLINCGGNHNTVPTPLASTNQNQSQQTANTNPLSAQLSQLPLGTLSPLETEGLVLMREEEKLAHDVYLSLFELYGTPIFKNIGDSEQTHTDAVAQLLIRYGIDDPVQNTAIGAFTNDEFTYLYNGFVQSGDVSELEALYVGIEIEELDIYDIDRLSQDVYDNDDILLVYSNLIKGSRNHLRAFYKQIQNNQGSYTPKYISQSLFDEIVNSPVEKN
- the asnS gene encoding asparagine--tRNA ligase; its protein translation is MAYAAVTDVLNGTYAIGDTVTVKGWVRTRRDSKAGLSFVALHDGSCFDPVQVIALNTLANYDEVTRLTAGCSLEVDATVKASEGQGQALELEANDIRVIGWVENPDTYPMAAKRHSIEYLREHAHLRPRTNVIGAVTRVRNCLSQAVHRFFHERGYMWISTPILTASDTEGAGEMFRVSTLDMMNIPRDDKGEVDYSEDFFGKETFLTVSGQLNVETYCTAMSKVYTFGPTFRAENSNTSRHLAEFWMVEPEVAFADLNTIAGLAEDMLKYVFKAVLEERADDMAFFAQRINKDAISRLEKVIEQDFVRMDYTDAITILENCGKDFEFPVSWGIDLSSEHERYLAEEHVGAPIIMQNYPKDIKAFYMRLNDDGKTVAAMDVLAPGIGEIIGGSQREERLDVFDARLAEMGLSKEDYSWYRDLRRYGTVPHAGFGLGFERLVAYVTGMQNVRDVIPFPRTPGNANY
- the bioA gene encoding adenosylmethionine--8-amino-7-oxononanoate transaminase; translation: MNNIDYDKAHIWHPYTSATEPLPCYEVSKTDGVHITLASGEMLIDGMSSWWAAIHGYNHPHINAAVKRQVDEFSHIMFGGLTHEPAIKLAKQLLAMVPEGLNRVFFADSGSVSVEVAIKMALQYFACQGQPHKHKILSPRNGYHGDTFAAMSVCDPINGMHSLFKNVLAEQIFVPAPQTRFGQTWNEDELAPLVDTLNDHHHEIAAIILEPVVQGAGGMRLYHPEYVRRVRQLCDEYNILLIADEIATGFGRTGKLFACEHAGITPDILCLGKALTGGYMTMAATLCTEDVALGVCQGAPGVFMHGPTYMGNPLACAVASASLELIASGAWQAQVAQIEQALQAYLPRCAELPQVADVRILGAIGVVETKTPVDVAKIQAHFVQQGVWIRPFGKLVYIMPPFISEPEHIKALCDAIYTGVQI